One Natrinema longum genomic window, GCGACGTCGGGATCGTTGTACGCCCGCGGTGCGACGTCGTTTGGGCCGCCGGGGTAGTACAGCGACGCCAGCAGCTGGATCTGCTCCCGGCCGACGCCGAGTTCGAACTGGCCGCCGCCGTACAACTGCACGTCCCGCTCCTCGCAGTAGGCGATCGTCTCGAGCAACGACTCGAGCGAGCCAAAGCGAGACGGTTTGATATTGAGCCAGTCGGGCTCCCAGGGGAGCGCCTCGATGTCTTCGAGACCGTGGATCGGGGCGTCCCAGGAGACGCGAGAGCGGAGAGACTCCGCCTCGAAGAGCGGTCGCGTCTCGTCGGTAAGTGCCGGATCTTCGATGACGGCGTCGGGGAACGCGTCGACGACGAGTTCGTAGAGTGCCGGATCCGCCGGGACGTCGACATCGGTTCCCTCGTACTGTCCTTTCAGATCGAGGATACGGACGGCATCCGTCCCGACCGTCTCGTCGATCGCCGCCACGAGGTCCTCGTCCCACTCCGGGGTGGGGTCGAGTTTGAACTCGAGGCCGGGGACCCGCTCGTGTAACGCCTCGAGCCGGTCGGTCGTCGGCGGGTCCCCGAGGCGGGTGCTGGCGACGAACCGGACGGGGTCGACGGTGCGACCGAGTTCGCTCCCGAGGTCGGTCGCTGCCTGGCGGAGCGCGAGGTCCAGCCCGGCGCTCTCGAGCGCCCAGCGGCGGTAGTTCCGAAACGCCGCTCGATCGGGTTCGCCGCCCGGAAAGAGATCGAGAGCCGCGAGCCGTTCGGAAAAGGAGTCGACGGTGTACTCGCCGGTGAGGTCGGGTAGTCCCGTCTCCGCCAGCCGGTCGTGGTCCTCGGTTTCGTAGGTGACGTCTTCGCCCCGTCCGGTGACTCGCTCGTCGGCCGGTGGTGGGCCCGAGAGCGAAACCGTCGTCGTCACGCGCGTAAACTCGCTCGAGGTCTCCCGTTCCCTGCGGTCGGTCGATACGTCGTCGATCGTCAGCGACAGGTCGGCGAGCCGGTCGTACTCCATAGCTGGTGATCGGGTGCCAGTGAAAAAACGTTTCATACGGTTTGCTGTCCCCATGTCCCGGTGGGACCGCAGGTGTGGTCGCGATTCCACCGGCACTGACGGACGGGAGACCGTATCACTCCTCGCGCCGTCGTTGTCGCAGGTTCTGGCGCGTAAACTGCGGTCGCGCGCCGAGCGATTTGGGTTCGCGGAAGGAGCGATAGAGTTGGACCAGGACGATCACCGAAAAGACCGCGGCGACGATCGATCCTCTGGGAGCCTCGAGGGCGTAGAGGACGCCCATCGAGAACAGCGACATGGTGAGTAGCATGCCGTAGACCAATCGCTTGGCGAGATCCTCGAAGACGTTCTGTTCGTCTTCGACGCCGATCCGGACGTAGAGGTCGTCGCGATCGAGCCGGTCGAGTGCCCGCTCGGCTTTGGGTGCGATCCGGGTCAGCGACTCGCCGGTTCGGCGGAGCTGTTGGCCGGTCTGATCGAGGTATTTTCGGATCGACTCCTCGCGGTACCCCTGTTCGGTCAGGTAATCGGTCGCCGTCGAGATGAAATCGAGGTCCTCGTCGAGAGTGACACAGACCCCTTCGACGACGGTTGCGACCCGAAGGACGAGCGCGAGGTTCTTCGGGAGGCGAAGGGGGAATTCGTAGATCGAGTCCTCGACCTGGCCGACGATCTGGTTGACCCGGTACTGTTCGACGTCCTCGCCGCGGGCGTCTTGGATGGCGATCTCCATCACCTCGGCCATCACTCCTCGATCGGCGTCGGGACTGAGCGTGCCGATCTCGACCAGCGCGTCGAGGATGCCGTCGATGTCCTGATTGGCGACGGCGATGTAGAACTCGACGATCTTCTCCTGGACGAACGAGTCGACCCGCCCCGACATCCCGAAGTCGTAGAAGACGATTTTCCCGTCGTCGGTCACCGCGAGGTTCCCCGGATGCGGATCCGCGTGGAAGACGCCGTCCTCGATGATCATCTGCAGGTACGACCGCTCCAAGTTCTCCGCGATCTCCGTCCGATCGATTCCCTTGCGATCGAGTTCCTCGAGGTCGTTGATCTTCGTCCCCTCGATGTACTCCATCGTGAGCACGCGCGGGCTCGAGTGGCTCTCGATCACGCTGGGGATGCGAAACCGATCGTCGTCCGCGAAGTTCGCCTTGATCTCGGTGAGCATCTCGGCCTCGCGCTCGTAGTCCATCTCCTCGCGGATCGTCTTCGAGAACTCCTCGGCGAGATTCTCGAGGGAAAACGACCGGGCGTCGTCGACGAAGTACAGCAAGATCGGGAGCGACCACTTGATGACCCGCAGGTCGGCCCGGACGAGATCCTCGATCTCGGGCCGGCGGATCTTCACCGCGACGTCACGGCCGGCCTCGTCCGCCGCCGGTTCCCGCGTGCGCTCGGTCGCAGCGTCGAGACGCGCCCGATAGACCTGCCCCAGACTCGCGCCGCTTATCGGGTCGGTATCGAAGGCGGCGAAACGTTCGTCGACGGGACCGAGTTCGTCCTCGAGCACCCGTTTGGCCTCCGACCAGGGAGCTGGCGGCACATCGTCTTGCAACGACGCGAGCACGTCGATGTACGCCGGTGGCAAGACGTCGGGGCGAGTTGACAGCAACTGGCCGAGTTTGATGAACGTCGGACCAAGCGTCAACAGCGACTCGAGCAGTACTTCGGCCCGGTGGCGGTGGGTCTCGGGGTCGACCCGTCGGGGCCGGCCAAAGAGGAGGAACCGCCGTCGGTCGCGGGCGTAGGAGAGCAACAGCGGCAGGAAGTGCCATGCGACGATGACGAATCGCTTGTACGCGCGGAGGGAAGCCAGCCTCGGTCACCCCGTGTTAGGAGTCCTCGTCGACGATATCGATCGTCGTTTCCCCGCTGGCCCCGCGTTTCGGAAGCGTCAACTCGAGGACGCCCCGGTCGACCGTCGCCTCGGCACCTGCGTCGGACGCGTCGTCGGGTAGCGGGAGGTCGACGTCGAAAAACAGCGAGCGGTTCTCCTCGAGGTAGCGGTAGTCGCCGCCGGGCTCTTTCTCCCGGGTGGCATCGATGGAGATCCGCCCGTCCTCGATCGCGAGCTCGAGGGACTCGGCGGAGACGCCGGGCACGTCGAGCACGAGCAGATACGCCTCCTCGCTCTCGAGCAGATCGAAGAAGACGTCCTCCGAGAGGTCCCGCAACGCGTCGCGGAGCGCTGACATGGACACAGGTTCGAACGCCGATACGAAAAACCCCGCGGTCGCGGCGATCCGTCGGCTCCGTGAGTGGGAGTGAGCCGTCACCGATACCATATCCACAGGGGGGTCGCCCCCGTCGACGGTCGGTCGGAGCGGTCCTGGTTCGACATCGGTGGCGATCCAGAGCAGTCCTCTTCCGGTGTACTCATTTATTTGGGGAGTATCGCTCTGTGATATGCCGGATCTCTCAATTGAGGATAACAAACTTGCTAGCGACTCTAACGAGGTTACCTTTGACTACGAGATCGAGGACGTTATCGAATGTGACAGCGTGATCGTCGTTCGCCTCGGTATCCCTCCGGACGAAGCTCACAATCGAAACGTAGTCGGGATCGATAAGACAGGCGCTAGACGGTGGACGATTCCCGAAAGCCCTCTCGGGTCCGTCGAAGACAACCCGTATATGAGTCTCAGTTTACGTGACGGCGAGCTCTGGGTGGGGGACTGGCGAGGATGGACACACCGAGTCGATCCCGAGACCGGTGAACTTCTCGAACGCGAGTTCAGGAAGTAGGGAACAGGTGTGTCGTTCGTTGGTTGGCGAAATCGAAGCAGTGTATTCAACCGTCAGCCAACGGCGACGCGAACCTGCTGACGGCATGTTCTCCGTTCACCACACACTTGACAGGTACCGGGAATAGCGACGGTCACTGCGGTAACTGTGCCTCCTGTAGAACGTTCGTCGGGACGAGAAAGCGGGTGGCTGACAGCCCGACCCACCCACGAATAGCACGATCCGACGACGGGTTCCCCCACGTTTTTGCCCTCCGGCGACTCGAGTCACCGTATGGAAGGAGCCGACCGCGAGCGCACGGAGGCCGGGTTCAAGGTGCGGACGCCGGTCGACGAGGCGCGTCACGTTCTGAGGGAGGCAGTGACGGGGGACGCAGCGGACGCGGACATCCCTTGCGGGACCGAAACCGTCGACGTCGATCGCGCGGACGGCCGCGTCCTCGCCGCCCCGGTCACGTCGGCTCGAGACGTCCCCCACTACCAGCGAGCGGCGATGGACGGCTACGCCGTCCGGGCCGCGGACACGTTCGGGGCCAGCGATCGGTCGCCCGAAGTGTTGCGGATCGCCGAGCCCGCCGCCAACGGCGAGCACGCGACCGCCGACAGTATCGCTCCCGGGACGGCCGCGCGGGTCCACACCGGCAGCGCGCTCCCGGCGGGGGCCGACGCCGTCGTCATGATCGAACGGGTGACCGAACTCGAGTCGGCGGGCGAACTCGAGGTCGAGGACGCCGTCGCAGAGGGGGAAAACGTCGCGCCCGTCGGCGAAGACGTCGAGGAGGGGCAGGCGCTCTACGAGGCGGGCCACCGGCTTCGGCCGTCGGACCTCGGCTTGCTGCGGTCGGCGGGCTACGGCCGCGTCGCGGTCGCCCAGCAGCCGACCGTCGGCGTCGTCCCGACCGGCGAGGAACTCGTCGCGGGGGATCCCGGTCCCGGCGAGGTGATCGAGACGAACGGGCTGACGGTCTCGCGGCTGGCCCAGCGGTGGGGCGCTCGCGCGACCTACCGCGACGTGGTCACCGACGATCCCGAGTCACTGCGCGTGGCGATTCAGCGGGATTTGACGAAGGACGTGGTCGTCACCACCGGCGGCTCCTCGGTCGGCGAACGCGACCTGCTGCCGGAAGTGATCGACGACCTCGGCGAGGTGCTCGTCCACGGCGTCGGGCTCAAACCCGGCCATCCCGTCTGTCTCGGGCTCGTCGAGGACACGCCCGTGCTCGCGCTGCCGGGCTACCCCGTCGCCTGTATCGTCAACGCCGTCCAGTTCCTCCGGCCGGTCCTGCGCTGGCTCGAGGGAACGACCCCCGAACCCCACCCGACGACGCGGGCCCGCCTCGAGCGCAAGCTCCCGAGCGAACCGGGGACCCGGACGTTCGCGCGGGTCCAGCTCGAGCCACGCGATGGCCGGGGGGAAACCGGGGCCGACGGGCCGGCGTACACGGCGATCCCGACGCGTGCGAGCGGCTCGGGCGTGCTCTCGAGCGTCGCGCTGGCGGACGGTTGGGTGGTCGTCGACGACGACCGCGAGGGGATTCCGGCGGGTGAAACGGTTCCCGTCGAGAACTGGGAATACACACCGTAGCGCTGCTGGATCAGTGGCGGCCGACCGGTCGTGACGTCCGGGAGCCGGGGGCGGTCGACCGGATCGGCCGACGCGGGAGCTGTAAGCACTGCATTACGGGAAGCCAGCAGCCGACGAGATGCGGTAGGTGTCCGATACTAAACAGCGGGGACCCCGTCGAGACGGGAGATGGATTCCCCTCCGATTCGCGACGAGACGGTGCTCGTGACCGGCGGTGCGGGGTTTATCGGCAGCCACCTCGTCGATGCCCTCGTTCCCCACAACGAGGTCCGGGTGCTCGATAGCTTCACGACCGGTGACCGAACCCACCTCCCCGACGACGTGACGGTGATCGACGGCGACGTTCGAGACCCCATCGCTCTCCAGCAGTCGGCCCGCGGGGTCGACGTCATCTTCCACCACGCCGCCGTCGTCAGCGTCTCGCGAAGCGTCGACGAACCCCGACAGAGCAATCGCACGAACCTCGAGGCGAGCCTGCTGCTCCTCGAGCAGGCCCGCCAGGAGGACGCGCGGGTCGTCGTCGCCTCGAGCGCAGCCGTGTACGGTCACCCCGAGGAACTCCCGCTCACTGAAACGGCACCGACGAACCCGACCACACCCTACGGCGTCCAGAAGCTCGCGACCGACCAGTACACCCGTCTCTACGAGGACCTGTACGGACTCCCCACCGTCGCACTGCGATACTTCAACGTCTACGGTCCGCGCCAGCAAGGGCCCTACAGCGGCGTCATCTCGACGTTCCTCGAGCAGGCACGGGCGGGCGACCCGATCACCATCGAGGGGGACGGCCAGCAGAGCCGGGACTTCGTCCACGTCAGCGACGTGGTCCGAGCGAACATGCGTGCGGCGACGACCGACGCGGTCGGCGAGGCGTACAACATCGGCACGGGCCAGCGAACGTCGATTCTGACCCTCGCCGAGACGATTCGCTCGGCGACCGGCTCGTCGTCGCCGATCGTCCATCGCGAACCCCGTGCCGGCGACATCAGACACAGCAGTGCGGACACGTCGAAGGCGACGCGCGACCTCGGGTTCACCGCTCGCGTCGGTCTCGAGTCGGGGGTTCGATCGCTGGTCGGTGATCGACGGGAGAGGTCGACCGACGAAACCGCCGGTGCCGGGCTCGAGGAACCCGAAGAACGGTTCGGGTAGTGGCGTAGAAGGCACTGTCACCCGTCGTCGTGTTCGATCGAGGGAGAGTAACGCCAACGTATTTTTACTGGCTAAATCCGGGGCAAATCCGCGCTAGCCGTTCCGAACGTCCGCTCGAGTTTATTCGGTTCCTCGAGCAAAGCGTAGCGGTACCATGTCCGGCACGTGTTCCGCCGTGAGTGACCACGCGCTGGAGTCGCGGTCCGGTTGTCGGTCAGTGTCTGCCGTATGCGGACAGCTCACCGAAAATCCGTCGGTGAAACGGAATGCCGGATCGGCGTGAGATACTGTCTGGAGAGTAACAGAACATGAGGTATAAAAAACGATTTGTAGAGCGCTCACGAGGGTACAGGACATGAACCACGCGTATACGACCGCTCCACAGCCATGAGCATCGGATGGTGGGGTCTCACTCCGACCGAGGCGCTCGAATCGTCGACCGACGGTGTGGTCGCATCCGCGGTTACGGCGAGTTCCCGGTTCGGGTTGGGCTCGGAGGCCCTGCGGCCGCTTCAGGGAGAGGGGAGTGCCCACGTCGCGGCCCTCGCCGGGATGATCGCCCTCGCAGTGCTCGGCGGGCTACTCGTCGCTCGGAATCGATACGAGGAACCGCCCTCGTTCGCGAACCAGAGCGACCATCCCGGCGAGGAGTTCGTGACCGATCGGGAGCGCATTCGGCAACTCCTCAGCGAGAACGGCGGCCGGATGAAGCAATCGAATATCGTTGATTCCGTCGACTGGTCGAAAGCGAAGGTCAGCCGACTGCTCGCCGACCTCGAGGAGGACGACCAGATCACGAAACTTCGACTCGGGCGGGAGAACCTGGTCTGTCTCCCGGGATACGAACCGACGGCTTCGAAATCGCCCGAGCAGGCAAACGACGACTAGCGAACGTCCCAGAACTGCACGGAGTCGAATCCGGCTGGGGGTCTCGAGTTCGGCCTGTAGCCGACGCGTCGGAAGGGACTGGTGGCGTCCCACGTCGATATCCCATGGTCGAAGGTGGCTGGGGATGCCCAGCCCGCCCCTCGTGAGTAGTTCGATCCTACAGCCGACGCGTGAGCGGCACCGATCGGTGGTCGATCGCTCAGAGACCCGAGAGCGGAGCCAACGTCCACGCTCGGTCGTCGAGAGACCGGTGGGGTCGGCGACCGCTCGTTCATGTCAACAATCGTTGGTTTCCGTGGTCGAAGCTACCACTGAAGCGGTCACCGAAGGGTCGTAGTATTCGATTTCTCAACGTAATGGTTCTCCCGGTTTATCCGCGCTACTCACGTCAGAGACGGATGCCCACACGGGCAACTATGAACGCACGCAACCAGTTACTCGTCGTCCTTACCGCGCTGATGCTCGTTTGCTCGAGCGGGGCGATGGTGGCAGCCGCGACATCCGGCGACACCATCGATCAGAGCAGCGACGTCAGCGAGGACGAGTACGACACCGCAGACAACGAATCGACAGAGGAAACGGCAGACGAACAGGAGGTAGCTGAAACGGCAGACGACACGGACGCTGAACTGGAGCCCGACGCCGACTCCGAAAACGAGTCGGATGGCTCACAAGGCGCGTACGTGACGTTTAACGACCAGACGATCGAGGACGATACGGTCGTCGTCGAGAACGTCTCGCTGGCGAGTCCAGGCTTCGTGACGATTCACGATAGCAGTCTTCTCGAAGGAAACGTCCTCGAGAGCGTCATCGGGACCTCGGAGTATCTCGAAGCCGGCACCTACGAGAACGTCGAGATCACGCTCGACGAGTCGCTCGAGGACGAGCACGACCGGCGTCCGCGTGAGCGTGCCGGCGACGGCCGCGTAGGGACCGCGACCGAAGACGACGTCGGGATCGAACCGGATCGCTTGGAGCCCGATCGAGAGGAACTGGCCACCCAGTTCGCGGCCGAACGCGAGCGTCGAGTAGCCCTCCGTTTCGTGGTCGCCGTACACCCGGTAGGGAACGCCGAAATAGTCGAGGAGATCGGTCGTACAGGCGTACTCCCGAGTAAGCACGAGCACGTCGTGTCCCGCCCGCTCGAGGCGGTCGACGGCGTGTCGGTACAGGTGGACGTGTGCGGGCGTATTGGCCAGGACGAGGATCCGCATCGGCCACACCTACACCCCCTCGACCCTTTGTAATCGTATCGCTACGGGGGACCACGGTCGGAAAGTACCGGCTACGAGAGACACGTCTAGCTGTACGTGAAGAACAATCCCGGAGCGAGGTGGCTAACAAAACGGCTCCGGCTCGTCCCTGCGGACGACTCGAGATGCACGTTCTGACGGTGACGACGAACGAGGACGCCCCGTTCCTGACCCAGCAGGTTGACGCACTCGAGGAGCGGGGGGTCTCCGTTTCGACGGTGTCGATCGCAGGGGAGGTCGACGCCGATACCGACCGGAGCCCGACGGATTACGTCCGGACCGTCCCACGACTCCTCCGGGAGGCGAGGAACGGCTACGACCTGCTCCACGCCCACTACGGGTTGACCGCGCCGATGGCGCTCGCACAGCTCCGAACGCCGGTCGTCCTCTCGTTGTGGGGGTCGGACGTACACGGCCCCGTCGGCCCGATCAGCCGGCTCTCCGCGCCGTTCTGTGACGCGGTCGTCGTCATGTCCGAGGAGATGCGCGAGGTGATCGGCGACGACTGTACGGTGATCCCCGACGGCGTCGACCTCGAGACGTTCCGGCCGGAGCCACAGGCGCGAGCCAGGGACCGGGTCGGGTGGGACGACGGGGAGGACGCTTATAATGTGCTTTTCCCGTACTCGCCCGCACGCGGGGTGAAAAATTATCCACGGGCAGAGCGTATCGTGACCGTCGTCGACAACCTCCTCGAGCGGCCGGTCCGGCTCCGGACCGTCTACGGCGTCGACCACGACGCCGTGCCCGACTACATGAACGCCGCCGACGCGCTCCTGTTGACCTCCTACAGCGAGGGGTCGCCCAACTCGGTGAAGGAAGCCCTGGCCTGTAACCTGCCAGTAGTCGCCGTCGACGTCGGCGACGTCCGGGAGCGACTGGCCGGCGTCGCTCCCTCACGCGTCGCCACCAGCGACGAGGAGCTAATCCGGGGGTTGATCGACGTCCTCGAGCGCGGGGAGCGATCCAACGGCCGCGAGGCCGCCCGCGAGGTCAGCATCGACCGGACCGCAGAGCGGATGCTCGAGGTATACGAGCGGGTCGCCGGCCGACCCATCGAGACCGACAGCGAGAAACGGCCCGCACGGAGCGCGACTCGACTCGAGTGAGCTCCTCGAGATCGCTATCGCACCGTCGCCGCTCCAGAGTACGGTACCTGCTATAGTAGTCGTTGAACCGATGGACGCATCGCTCGCGAATCAGCGGCCAGCACGAACGATGCTGGCCGCTCGAGTGCGAGCGGGGGTGCAATGACGTTCAACGACTACTATAGTTCTCCGTGTCGGGCCCGAGTGCAACGCGGTCGAGTTCGATCGTCTCGAACGCCTGATCGCTCGAGAGGATCGCGTCGTTCGCGAGCGCAGCGTGGAAGGCGTCGAACGTGTTCAACCCGTCGTCGATGTACGCCGACGCCTGAAAAACGGCATCCGGATCGACGTCCGTCTCGGCGAGTTCGAGGATCGCGAGCGTCGCTTCCTCTCGATCAAAGGCGAACCGCTCTTCGACCAGAAAGAGTTCGATGAACGTCGCCAGCGAGACCTCGAGGTCACCGCGATGCGACTCGAGCGGATCGTCCGGAACAGGCATGAGTTTGATATCGTCTTCCAGTTCGACGAGTCGGTACCGCTCGCCGAAGCGCTCGCGGACCGCCTTCGGAATCGTGATCCGTCCGCGTTCGTCCGTCGTGATCCCGGACGGACACATCTATCGACGACGTGCGGGCAAGAAGTGAATCTACTCCCATCTGTTCCACTCGAGTGGGAAATTCGGGCTCCGTCGTTCGGTCGAGCCGGTGCGATGTGAGTTACGTGAAACCACCCGGGTCCGCTTCATCGCTTCGGGCACGTGTGCCTCGAGCGCGACGAGTGCCCTGACGGCCGCGAAGCCGCTCGCGCGGTCGGCATCGACCGGACCGCAGAGCGGATGCTCGAGGTGCACGAGCGGGTGGCTAGTCAGGGTGTCGACCCTGATGGGAAAAGGATCCAGACCGAATCATATTTTTCTAATAATCTAAGTCATAAATTATAAGTTGATATAGTAGTTATCATATTATATGTCGGATAGATATTCCAACATGCCAACTCGTCGTAGTGCTCTGAGAAAGATTGCTATCGGTTGGGAGTAGCCTATCACTTCCGACTACTGTGGTGGGTCAAGGAAGTGCAACGCTTGGACAGGTTCGCTCCAATGATTTTGAACCCCAGTGTGGCGGTGGAGGTCAGAGCAATCCTCATGTTCGAGATAGTTCAGTAAAGTCGAATTTTCCAAATGGAGAAGGGAAGATGTTCAGTTCGGCTGGGAGTGCGTATGGACAAACCAGCGATATCGTTTGGACTGGTGAACATTGGACCGTTGATTTTCATACGTGGTCCTTTGCGGTGAATTCATACGAATTAGACTCCGGCGAAACTGGCACTGAGCCGATTTATCGTGGCCAGCATCGTATACAGGTTGATATGGAAACGAAACCCGACTTGGTCTCGACACAACCCTATGATGATGTAGAATGGGGAATCAGCATCGTCGGACGGTCGGAAGCATCACACAAGGTCGATGAAGCAGTTGTATCTACGGCAAACAAAATTCTGTCGAACATGACGGAAGGAGTCGGATCAGTAGTTGATGCGATTGGTATCTATAACCGATTACAGAAGGCCACCGTTGGTGCAGATATCGACAAGACATGGGTTCCGTCTCAGGGTCAGCAGCGCCTCGGTCATTATCTCCGATGGACCCATACTTATCCGCCACAGGACGAGCTCGGAGAATCAAGTATTACTGGGGCGATTACTAACAAGTTATCTAATGCGTTATATAAGACGGAAGTTGAATGGACCGGCGATAGAGAGCCAACTGAGAGATATGAGCATACATATAATTATTATGTGCCAGTCGGCCCAAAACCGACAAGCTTGTCGCAAAAAGCGAGCAAAAAGAATCTCATCGAGAAACGTCCCGCCAAAGAGGTGAATAATGATAATATTGAAGCAAGCGGTGATGAGGAAGTATACGTTCTCCGTCCTGAAGCGTTCAACCAGCCAAATAACGTGTGTTAATATCCACCTGAATTTGGAGAGATCTGAATGACTATAATGGGGCGAAAATCGATTCTTATTGTTTCATTGTTACTCTTTGGTATCGCGATGATAGCGAACCCGTACTATTTTTGGCCACACCACGGTGACGAGGCGTACGAACTCGAGGTCGGGGAGCCGATCGGCGGGGCGGACGACGCGGTCCCGATCGAATCGTTGCCGTCCGAAACAGCCAGGGCGATCGACGAGGCCCTTGAGGCGTACGAATCCGACGCCGAACCGCCCGTCTACGAGAGTCGGGCGGACGTCCCGACGGATGGGATACCGTCCGAGTCGGGCCGACCCGCCGTGAGGGCCGACGGAACGGACTACGTCCTGATGATCTCCGAGGTGGATCGATCCCCACCGCTCCTACCCGAGAGTCCGCTCGTTCGCGCGGTGATGGGATCCGTCGGCGCAGTCGCAATTACGCTCGGCGCGGTGACGGCGGTGACGGGGAGTAGCCGACTCACGACGCGGCGGGCGTGGGCCATCGTCACGGCCCTCGGCGTCGTTCTGGGCGCGACGATCGCCTACGACGGCGGGGTCCACGGTGTCGCGATTACCGGGCCCGGAACTGGCCCGCTGGATGCGATCGTCGGAACGCAGGGACGAACGGCCCTCGGTGTCCTCGCGTGGTTCCTCCCGGCGATCGGTCTCGTCATCGGCGTGGCGTTTCGACGGCGACGATGGCGGGACGGTTCGAGACACGTCGGCGAGCCCCTCTGCGTGCTCGCCTTCGTCGTCGTCACGTGGCTGTTCACGGTACCCGGGATACTCCTCGGAATACTGATTGGCGAAGAAGCCCAGTAATTCGGCCGCGTACGGGAGAAAGGGGACTCGAACTTACCGGATTTCCGCCTGGTACCACTCCATCGCCTCGGGGACGTGGGCCTCGAGGGGGCGATACTCGTACCCCAGTTCCTCGCTGGCTTTCCGCGAACTGTAGAACAGCCGCCGGGTCGCGAGCGTTGCCATCTCCCGGTCGAAGGGGAACACGCGCCGATCGGCGACGGCGTCGACGACCTCGGCGACGGGGCCGGCGGCGTGGATGGCCGTCGCGGGAACCCGGATCCGCGCGGGCGAGCCGCCGACGGTCTCGGCGATCCGGGAGACCGCCCGGTCGTAGGTGAGGTTCTCGCCGCCGAGGATGTAGTGCTCGCCGGCGGTACCGCGGTCGTATGCCGCCAGCAGGCCGTCGACGACGTCCGAGACGCCGACGATGCTCAGCCCGCCGGGGAGGTGTGCGGGCATCGTCCGTTCGACGCCCATCGAGAGCAGTTGTGCGGTGAACGCCCCGTCGCCGGGACCGAAGATCGACGTGGGATGGACGGTGACGGCGTCTCCGTCGGTGTCGGCGTACCGATCGACCAGGTCCTCCGCCTCGGCTTTCGAGGCCTGATAGGCCCCGATCGGCTCGGCGACATCGGTCTCGTCGGCGAAATCGGCGTCCCCCTGCGGACGGCGCGTCCCGGACGTACTGGTGAAGACGACCCGGCCCACGTCGCCGTCGCGACAGGCCTCGAGTACCCGCTCGGTGCCGTCGCGGTTCACTTCCCGGACCGTCTCGGGGCCGGCGCTCCAGAGGCCGATCCCCGCGAGGTGGAAGACGGCGTCGGCCCCGTCGACCAGCGGCCGCAGCGTCTCGGTGTCGAGAACGTCACCGACGTGCCACTCGACGCCCTCGAGGTCGCCACGATCCGACGTCGGCCGGCAGAGTCCGCGGACCGTCCAGCCGTCGGCGAGCAGTCGGCGACAGAGCCGCGAGCCGAGAAATCCGGTCGCGCCGGTGACCGCCGCAATCGGCGGATCGGTCGGTCCGGTCATCGACCGCCCTCGAGTTGGGGCGGCACGGCGTCGCCGGCCACTGCCGCGTAGACCCGGTACGCAGTCGAGACGGCGGGATGCATATCGTCCGACGGCGGCAACTCGCCGTCGGGAATCCGCTCTCGCAGCCGATCGAAG contains:
- a CDS encoding Hsp20/alpha crystallin family protein, which produces MSALRDALRDLSEDVFFDLLESEEAYLLVLDVPGVSAESLELAIEDGRISIDATREKEPGGDYRYLEENRSLFFDVDLPLPDDASDAGAEATVDRGVLELTLPKRGASGETTIDIVDEDS
- the glp gene encoding gephyrin-like molybdotransferase Glp, with the protein product MEGADRERTEAGFKVRTPVDEARHVLREAVTGDAADADIPCGTETVDVDRADGRVLAAPVTSARDVPHYQRAAMDGYAVRAADTFGASDRSPEVLRIAEPAANGEHATADSIAPGTAARVHTGSALPAGADAVVMIERVTELESAGELEVEDAVAEGENVAPVGEDVEEGQALYEAGHRLRPSDLGLLRSAGYGRVAVAQQPTVGVVPTGEELVAGDPGPGEVIETNGLTVSRLAQRWGARATYRDVVTDDPESLRVAIQRDLTKDVVVTTGGSSVGERDLLPEVIDDLGEVLVHGVGLKPGHPVCLGLVEDTPVLALPGYPVACIVNAVQFLRPVLRWLEGTTPEPHPTTRARLERKLPSEPGTRTFARVQLEPRDGRGETGADGPAYTAIPTRASGSGVLSSVALADGWVVVDDDREGIPAGETVPVENWEYTP
- a CDS encoding ABC1 kinase family protein — translated: MLSYARDRRRFLLFGRPRRVDPETHRHRAEVLLESLLTLGPTFIKLGQLLSTRPDVLPPAYIDVLASLQDDVPPAPWSEAKRVLEDELGPVDERFAAFDTDPISGASLGQVYRARLDAATERTREPAADEAGRDVAVKIRRPEIEDLVRADLRVIKWSLPILLYFVDDARSFSLENLAEEFSKTIREEMDYEREAEMLTEIKANFADDDRFRIPSVIESHSSPRVLTMEYIEGTKINDLEELDRKGIDRTEIAENLERSYLQMIIEDGVFHADPHPGNLAVTDDGKIVFYDFGMSGRVDSFVQEKIVEFYIAVANQDIDGILDALVEIGTLSPDADRGVMAEVMEIAIQDARGEDVEQYRVNQIVGQVEDSIYEFPLRLPKNLALVLRVATVVEGVCVTLDEDLDFISTATDYLTEQGYREESIRKYLDQTGQQLRRTGESLTRIAPKAERALDRLDRDDLYVRIGVEDEQNVFEDLAKRLVYGMLLTMSLFSMGVLYALEAPRGSIVAAVFSVIVLVQLYRSFREPKSLGARPQFTRQNLRQRRREE
- a CDS encoding helix-turn-helix transcriptional regulator, whose amino-acid sequence is MSIGWWGLTPTEALESSTDGVVASAVTASSRFGLGSEALRPLQGEGSAHVAALAGMIALAVLGGLLVARNRYEEPPSFANQSDHPGEEFVTDRERIRQLLSENGGRMKQSNIVDSVDWSKAKVSRLLADLEEDDQITKLRLGRENLVCLPGYEPTASKSPEQANDD
- a CDS encoding NAD-dependent epimerase/dehydratase family protein; protein product: MDSPPIRDETVLVTGGAGFIGSHLVDALVPHNEVRVLDSFTTGDRTHLPDDVTVIDGDVRDPIALQQSARGVDVIFHHAAVVSVSRSVDEPRQSNRTNLEASLLLLEQARQEDARVVVASSAAVYGHPEELPLTETAPTNPTTPYGVQKLATDQYTRLYEDLYGLPTVALRYFNVYGPRQQGPYSGVISTFLEQARAGDPITIEGDGQQSRDFVHVSDVVRANMRAATTDAVGEAYNIGTGQRTSILTLAETIRSATGSSSPIVHREPRAGDIRHSSADTSKATRDLGFTARVGLESGVRSLVGDRRERSTDETAGAGLEEPEERFG
- a CDS encoding glycosyltransferase — translated: MHVLTVTTNEDAPFLTQQVDALEERGVSVSTVSIAGEVDADTDRSPTDYVRTVPRLLREARNGYDLLHAHYGLTAPMALAQLRTPVVLSLWGSDVHGPVGPISRLSAPFCDAVVVMSEEMREVIGDDCTVIPDGVDLETFRPEPQARARDRVGWDDGEDAYNVLFPYSPARGVKNYPRAERIVTVVDNLLERPVRLRTVYGVDHDAVPDYMNAADALLLTSYSEGSPNSVKEALACNLPVVAVDVGDVRERLAGVAPSRVATSDEELIRGLIDVLERGERSNGREAAREVSIDRTAERMLEVYERVAGRPIETDSEKRPARSATRLE